A genomic region of Methanobacterium sp. SMA-27 contains the following coding sequences:
- a CDS encoding HEAT repeat domain-containing protein has product MRVFNLLKNRIDEMKDKEDIDGLIDALNDNDENIRKEALMALERIGDHRATEHIMQSLQDPDKTIQEEAITALGRIGDKKAVPSLIQTLNSPQLGIRWRSAEALGKIGDTQATEPLIQTLQDPDKTIQEEAITALGRIVVDPFIHDLKGEDRDLNDKAIIALNHIRELNVIEKNILQNEIKSSTQDNNQLDQDLKEEILNLNDDEQIIEKLVPTEISDMDAKRAELTKKGYHVYIENFIKNSRYNYIDGFIRKSRYDYEFTDIRNLRELLQYKGLEFSDEEMLSLIKEEIKNQDYLEFKKTIMGQKPNELTDYLEILIKDYPEPMDHIDQLKKLLNKHNIPHNNNLAEQIEKTQKQQEIKEFENKILANDTQNFVENASPSILKGFRMKELKENRDLMIANGKYIYIEAFVKKSLPNYELGNVQKFRELLTYKKMEFSLDDLIWLIQEEIKNQEYLEFREKLMIQKPETIGDYLEILIKIYPEPKDHITHLKKLLNEHNIQYPTNIAKQIEKTQKQMEIKEFENKILVKTVNEEILPVEMEDLDDAYIYFNIGNLYYDLGKIENALTYYDKALYIYPDFIDAWKHLGLIYYTMGRLQKAAACYNQILNFDPNHPELWLDIGIIFFEIGKVPEAKTCYEKAMELNPCYKNEHFAVDTRSFLKNNINSLKKFDNYLELASSASWESSDPTPPLSRIMRLLD; this is encoded by the coding sequence TGAGAATATACGCAAAGAAGCTCTGATGGCTCTTGAAAGAATAGGAGACCACCGTGCTACAGAACACATAATGCAATCGCTCCAAGACCCAGATAAAACCATACAAGAAGAAGCAATAACAGCACTTGGAAGGATCGGAGACAAAAAAGCAGTACCATCACTCATACAAACTCTCAACAGCCCACAACTAGGAATCAGATGGAGATCAGCAGAAGCACTAGGCAAAATAGGAGACACACAAGCAACAGAACCCCTCATACAAACACTCCAAGACCCAGATAAAACCATACAAGAAGAAGCAATAACAGCACTTGGAAGGATTGTTGTGGATCCATTTATCCATGATTTGAAGGGTGAAGATCGCGACTTAAATGATAAAGCCATTATTGCACTTAACCATATAAGAGAATTGAATGTTATTGAAAAAAATATATTACAAAATGAAATTAAATCATCAACCCAGGATAATAATCAGTTAGATCAAGATTTGAAAGAAGAAATTCTAAATTTAAACGATGATGAACAAATTATCGAGAAATTAGTTCCAACTGAAATATCTGATATGGACGCTAAAAGGGCAGAACTTACAAAAAAGGGTTATCATGTATACATTGAAAATTTTATAAAAAATTCACGATACAATTACATTGATGGGTTTATTAGAAAATCACGTTATGATTATGAATTTACAGATATCCGAAATCTCCGTGAGTTACTTCAATACAAAGGCTTGGAATTTTCTGATGAAGAAATGCTCTCACTCATTAAAGAAGAAATAAAAAATCAGGATTACTTAGAATTTAAAAAAACAATTATGGGTCAAAAACCAAATGAATTGACAGATTATCTAGAAATTCTAATAAAAGATTATCCCGAACCAATGGATCATATAGACCAATTAAAAAAGCTTTTGAATAAACACAACATCCCACACAACAACAATCTAGCAGAACAAATAGAAAAAACACAAAAACAACAGGAAATCAAAGAATTCGAAAACAAAATATTAGCCAATGATACACAAAACTTTGTTGAAAATGCTTCTCCCTCAATTCTTAAAGGGTTTCGAATGAAGGAATTGAAAGAAAATAGGGATTTGATGATTGCAAATGGAAAATATATTTATATAGAAGCATTTGTAAAAAAATCACTGCCCAACTACGAATTAGGTAATGTGCAGAAATTCAGAGAACTATTAACCTATAAAAAAATGGAATTTTCTTTGGATGATTTAATCTGGCTTATACAAGAGGAAATAAAAAACCAGGAATACTTGGAGTTCAGAGAAAAATTAATGATCCAAAAACCAGAAACCATTGGAGATTACTTAGAAATTCTTATTAAAATTTATCCAGAACCAAAGGATCATATAACCCATTTAAAAAAGCTTCTAAACGAACATAACATCCAATACCCCACTAATATAGCAAAACAAATAGAAAAAACACAAAAACAAATGGAAATCAAAGAATTCGAAAACAAAATACTGGTTAAAACTGTTAATGAAGAAATTTTACCTGTTGAAATGGAAGATCTAGACGATGCATATATATATTTCAATATCGGAAATTTATACTATGACCTTGGGAAAATTGAAAATGCACTAACATATTATGATAAAGCTCTTTATATCTATCCCGATTTCATTGATGCCTGGAAACACTTGGGACTTATATACTACACCATGGGAAGATTACAGAAGGCAGCAGCTTGTTACAATCAGATTTTAAATTTTGATCCCAATCACCCAGAATTATGGTTAGATATTGGAATAATATTCTTTGAAATTGGAAAAGTTCCAGAAGCAAAGACTTGTTATGAAAAGGCAATGGAACTGAATCCATGTTATAAAAATGAACATTTTGCTGTTGATACCAGAAGCTTCCTTAAAAATAACATCAATTCACTGAAAAAATTTGATAATTATCTGGAACTTGCTTCATCTGCATCGTGGGAATCTTCCGATCCAACACCACCACTTTCTAGAATCATGCGTCTTTTAGATTAA
- a CDS encoding DUF429 domain-containing protein, with protein sequence MRILGIDLAGKEENETGICILDGDKFSLSTIHTDKEILKLADKLEPSLIIIDAPLSLPKGRCCLEKECNCSVGGHFRQAERDIRSYGRVLPLTFKGMKMLTMRGIRISSQLKQKYNVIESHPRTSKRLLGYDDPVSCLSKFFRIPANLTMHELDAGLLVLTGFLYLQKLCIKLGDPNEGRIIIQDIKKCTGYTES encoded by the coding sequence ATGAGAATATTAGGTATAGACCTAGCTGGTAAAGAAGAAAATGAAACGGGTATCTGCATTTTAGATGGGGATAAATTTAGTTTATCCACCATTCATACTGACAAAGAGATTTTAAAACTGGCAGATAAACTGGAACCGTCACTAATTATAATAGATGCACCACTTTCCCTTCCAAAAGGTCGTTGCTGTCTTGAGAAAGAATGTAATTGTTCTGTTGGAGGGCATTTTCGACAGGCAGAACGAGATATACGTAGTTATGGTCGCGTACTTCCCCTGACATTCAAGGGTATGAAGATGTTAACAATGAGGGGAATTAGAATTTCATCACAACTTAAACAAAAATATAATGTTATTGAATCCCATCCACGTACTAGTAAAAGGCTCTTGGGTTATGATGACCCTGTATCCTGTTTAAGTAAATTTTTTAGAATACCTGCAAATTTAACAATGCATGAATTAGATGCAGGACTATTAGTTTTAACTGGTTTTTTATACCTACAAAAACTGTGCATAAAACTTGGTGATCCAAATGAAGGACGTATTATTATCCAGGATATAAAAAAATGTACTGGATATACTGAATCATAA
- a CDS encoding sulfite exporter TauE/SafE family protein: protein MDFLLYIVALLFTGALVGFTSGLLGVGGGFIMVPVQFFLLTSLGIDPTTAIRVAFGTSLAVILPTAISGTIGHKRRGAVLTEPTVFIGISGIIAAFIGGTLASNIPGEYLKIIFGVLVLVAATWMLVAKYPEHGSEPKKGILKYLIIGFIAGILSGLLGIGGGVVLVPILSILMGFSMHRAVGTSTAVLIFTSLGGIIAYTLNGVNISGLPPYSIGYVNLIQLITLSIITVPMAQLGVNASHKIPERELRYLYIAVMFFIGLKMIGIFSWVGIPL from the coding sequence ATGGATTTTTTATTATATATAGTTGCATTGCTTTTTACAGGAGCATTAGTTGGTTTTACCTCAGGGCTACTAGGTGTGGGTGGAGGTTTCATAATGGTCCCTGTTCAGTTCTTTCTACTTACATCGTTGGGAATAGATCCAACTACTGCAATCAGAGTTGCTTTTGGAACTAGCTTGGCTGTGATTCTACCCACTGCAATTAGCGGGACAATTGGTCACAAGCGTAGAGGTGCAGTGTTAACAGAACCAACTGTATTTATAGGAATTTCGGGAATAATTGCCGCATTTATTGGGGGAACCCTTGCATCTAACATTCCGGGGGAGTATTTAAAAATAATTTTTGGAGTTTTAGTTTTAGTTGCAGCTACATGGATGTTAGTAGCTAAGTATCCGGAACATGGTTCTGAACCAAAAAAAGGAATTTTAAAATATTTAATAATTGGTTTTATAGCAGGTATTCTTTCAGGACTTCTAGGTATAGGTGGAGGGGTTGTATTGGTTCCAATTTTATCTATACTAATGGGGTTCAGTATGCATCGTGCTGTTGGGACATCAACAGCAGTTTTAATCTTCACATCTTTGGGGGGAATTATTGCATATACGTTAAATGGTGTAAATATAAGTGGACTGCCTCCTTATTCCATCGGATATGTCAATTTAATACAGTTGATAACACTGAGCATTATAACAGTTCCTATGGCTCAACTTGGTGTAAATGCATCTCATAAGATTCCTGAAAGAGAATTAAGATATTTATACATTGCAGTTATGTTCTTCATAGGTTTAAAGATGATAGGTATATTCAGCTGGGTAGGTATTCCATTATAA
- a CDS encoding helix-hairpin-helix domain-containing protein, with amino-acid sequence MDLKKIKGIGSRQADKILSNFGSEKEFIEAVQNYEVDRITSIEGVSQKKAIQIINTILGNPSKEFLKTDQAVQIYDDIIERILKFANTKYCENRILLMSPLKNQKSIMENIDFVMKAKHFVGKLPLDDLRSLLKKIDSLEEPKPLYDPSNAILVETRDDYHQLIDMGLNSYCPIITGDELENPEDFEFIVYVYSEGLMEFESQNIAMVNNSSEMYEIVPEVILSYYKKNYPIIKNALKIKEILGQDSILGDVIEIIDSLESDDIDETIFEDAVETSKRKADLKLKEAIKKVDLKGDEILDLLNEDMPKKIQEIFDEVITEARKEVRENTGCSFDPFIQKYPIEIDNEELERIKKQEISKKYVNAHEENVKAAQTLSTMKPIVEEEIHEILLFDYEFALGCFAHYYNLNPPELGNGFSFHNGIHLNLALENSIEVQKIDYTLESPNNVVLLTGANSGGKTTLLETIAQICIMSQMGLPVCASKARVKIVDEVYFFSKKRSLDAGAFESFLRTFMPIVTLDTDKLILLDELEAITELEAAVKIISSFMDFISDSNSLAVIVTHMAREILKYTDVRVDGIEAKGLDENYNLIVDRTPRMDYFARSTPELILRRMYEKSDDNKLKNIYRQVLEKF; translated from the coding sequence TTGGATTTAAAGAAAATAAAAGGGATAGGCAGTCGTCAGGCAGATAAAATACTTTCAAACTTTGGCAGTGAGAAAGAATTTATTGAAGCAGTTCAAAACTACGAAGTAGACCGTATCACAAGTATAGAAGGAGTAAGTCAGAAAAAAGCAATTCAAATAATAAACACTATCCTAGGCAATCCCAGTAAAGAATTTCTGAAAACTGATCAGGCTGTTCAAATATATGATGATATAATAGAGAGGATCCTTAAGTTCGCCAATACCAAGTACTGTGAAAATAGGATACTTCTAATGAGTCCGCTTAAAAATCAAAAGAGCATCATGGAAAACATTGATTTTGTTATGAAAGCCAAGCATTTTGTGGGCAAACTACCATTAGATGACTTAAGATCTTTACTTAAAAAAATAGATTCCCTGGAAGAACCAAAACCATTGTATGATCCTTCAAATGCAATATTGGTTGAGACACGGGATGATTATCACCAACTTATAGACATGGGTCTTAACAGTTACTGCCCAATTATAACTGGAGATGAACTTGAAAACCCTGAAGACTTTGAATTCATTGTTTATGTATATAGCGAGGGCTTAATGGAGTTTGAATCCCAGAACATTGCAATGGTAAATAACTCATCAGAAATGTATGAGATTGTTCCAGAAGTTATTTTGTCATATTACAAAAAAAATTATCCTATAATAAAAAACGCCCTTAAAATAAAAGAAATATTAGGGCAGGATTCTATTCTAGGAGATGTTATTGAAATTATAGATTCATTGGAATCCGATGATATAGATGAAACAATTTTTGAAGATGCAGTGGAAACATCCAAACGTAAAGCGGATTTAAAACTTAAAGAAGCAATTAAAAAAGTAGATCTCAAAGGCGATGAAATATTAGACCTTTTAAACGAGGATATGCCTAAAAAGATACAAGAAATATTCGATGAAGTTATAACCGAAGCAAGAAAAGAAGTTCGTGAAAATACTGGATGCTCCTTTGATCCTTTCATACAGAAATATCCAATTGAAATTGATAATGAAGAACTTGAAAGGATCAAAAAGCAGGAAATATCCAAAAAATATGTAAATGCACATGAAGAAAATGTGAAAGCAGCTCAAACACTCTCAACTATGAAACCAATAGTGGAAGAAGAAATACATGAGATTTTACTCTTTGACTATGAATTTGCACTCGGCTGTTTTGCACATTACTATAATCTAAATCCGCCCGAACTTGGAAATGGATTCAGTTTCCACAATGGAATACATCTAAATCTTGCACTAGAAAATAGTATAGAAGTTCAAAAAATTGATTACACACTCGAATCCCCGAATAATGTTGTGCTCTTAACAGGAGCAAATAGTGGAGGTAAAACAACTCTTCTAGAAACAATAGCCCAAATTTGTATAATGTCACAGATGGGACTTCCTGTATGTGCAAGTAAAGCTCGTGTTAAAATAGTAGATGAAGTTTATTTTTTCTCAAAAAAACGTTCCTTAGATGCCGGCGCATTCGAATCATTTTTAAGAACTTTTATGCCCATAGTTACTCTAGATACTGACAAATTAATATTATTAGATGAATTAGAAGCCATAACCGAACTTGAAGCAGCTGTAAAAATCATATCCAGTTTCATGGATTTCATAAGTGATTCCAATTCCCTTGCAGTGATTGTAACCCATATGGCCCGCGAAATATTGAAATATACAGATGTCCGAGTGGATGGAATAGAAGCTAAAGGTTTGGATGAAAATTACAATCTCATAGTTGATAGAACACCTCGTATGGATTATTTTGCAAGGAGTACTCCGGAATTAATATTAAGAAGAATGTATGAAAAATCAGATGATAATAAGTTGAAGAATATTTACAGACAAGTTTTAGAAAAATTTTAA